A genomic segment from Pseudoduganella chitinolytica encodes:
- a CDS encoding TonB-dependent receptor yields MQTTISLAVRAALPFLALTGATTALAQELAAAQASQAAIATVTVSGVRQARAVANADPQRTPTSAYRIEGDALARQNVGTLEELQQLVPGIHIQSTDPSDMQIAIRGVGDGGGQASGDANIGMPSAVAVYLDNVYLARPGMLANGLGDVDWVEVLSGAQGTMFGANATGGVLDIHTRAPSFTPEANLTLSAGQRGYQRVNAMVSGPLGEHVAGRLNLVRSGSDGAVTNRRTGHRLNGGTANGGRGQLLFKGDAGFTLRLSADYNNSNNTPTPVLVATHAFNGKDHYAAHVGAVGGNLVFGPDVDLDDENRVHIVQGGVSAQANWLLGGGYQLRAVTSLRYYRTQPSMADGLSVRIYADTGTAVRDRSWSQEVRLDSPGGGALDYALGLTYLGQHMETVAHTRYAATALPGLFLDSASYRGLDVVRLGMLRDRMLSPFAQGTWHVTPSVDVTAGVRANVQRKSGSFVRYNRVPFNSGMLTEHHTLPSGTLVATWRPGADWSTYAAASYGEKSGGLNISAGAARQAGLDSLFIKPERARSGEIGAKATLAGGRVAVKGALFLTEIGDFQTQGYDPEDQQVYLMNAGSFRSRGAEASVRLTPTRAWEIDAGAVYNDAYYTDYANARCAPEVTLAPKPPPSCNLSGRRVFNAPRLTYNASARYSWTGPGELRSFVGARYARRSWTYGTVDNSEFTRIPGYGLASFSAGTGGKLRQGEWTASVWVNNAFDQTYWRRLVNGDYGSVAGWRGEPRTVGATLAYTY; encoded by the coding sequence TTGCAAACGACGATATCCCTGGCCGTCCGGGCCGCCCTTCCCTTCCTTGCCCTGACCGGCGCCACGACCGCGCTGGCGCAGGAGCTCGCCGCGGCGCAGGCATCCCAGGCGGCGATCGCCACCGTCACCGTCAGCGGCGTCCGCCAGGCCCGCGCCGTGGCAAACGCCGACCCGCAGCGCACGCCCACGTCGGCCTACCGCATCGAGGGTGACGCGCTGGCGCGCCAGAACGTGGGCACGCTGGAGGAGCTGCAGCAGCTGGTCCCCGGCATCCATATCCAGAGCACCGACCCGTCCGACATGCAGATTGCCATCCGCGGCGTGGGCGACGGCGGCGGCCAGGCCAGCGGCGACGCCAATATCGGCATGCCCAGCGCCGTCGCCGTTTACCTCGACAACGTCTACCTGGCGCGGCCCGGCATGCTGGCCAATGGCCTCGGCGACGTCGACTGGGTCGAGGTGCTGTCCGGCGCCCAGGGCACGATGTTCGGCGCGAATGCCACCGGTGGCGTGCTGGACATCCACACCCGCGCGCCCTCGTTCACGCCGGAGGCGAACCTGACGCTGTCGGCCGGGCAGCGCGGCTACCAGCGCGTCAACGCGATGGTGTCGGGGCCGTTGGGCGAGCACGTCGCGGGGCGCCTGAACCTGGTCCGCAGCGGCAGTGACGGCGCCGTCACCAACCGGCGCACCGGCCACCGCCTGAACGGCGGCACGGCCAATGGCGGCCGCGGCCAGTTGCTGTTCAAGGGCGACGCCGGCTTTACGCTGCGCCTGTCCGCCGACTACAACAACAGCAACAACACGCCGACGCCGGTGCTGGTCGCCACCCATGCATTCAACGGCAAGGACCACTACGCGGCGCACGTGGGCGCCGTCGGCGGCAACCTGGTGTTCGGGCCGGACGTGGACCTGGACGACGAGAACCGCGTCCATATCGTGCAAGGGGGCGTGTCGGCGCAGGCGAACTGGCTGCTGGGCGGCGGCTACCAGCTGCGCGCCGTCACCTCGTTGCGCTATTACCGCACGCAGCCATCGATGGCGGACGGCCTGTCCGTGCGTATCTATGCCGATACCGGCACGGCGGTGCGCGACCGCAGCTGGTCGCAGGAAGTGCGGCTCGATTCCCCGGGCGGCGGCGCGCTGGACTACGCGCTGGGCCTGACTTACCTGGGCCAGCACATGGAAACGGTGGCGCACACGCGCTATGCCGCCACCGCCCTGCCCGGCCTGTTCCTCGACAGCGCCAGCTACCGGGGCCTGGACGTGGTCCGCCTGGGCATGCTGCGCGACCGCATGCTGTCGCCGTTCGCCCAGGGCACGTGGCACGTCACGCCCAGCGTGGACGTGACGGCCGGCGTGCGCGCCAACGTGCAGCGGAAAAGCGGCAGCTTCGTGCGCTACAACCGGGTGCCGTTCAATTCCGGCATGCTGACGGAACACCACACGCTGCCATCCGGTACGCTGGTGGCCACCTGGCGCCCCGGCGCCGACTGGAGCACGTACGCGGCCGCATCCTATGGCGAGAAGTCCGGGGGCCTGAACATCTCGGCCGGCGCCGCGCGCCAGGCCGGCCTCGATTCGCTGTTCATCAAGCCGGAACGGGCCCGCTCGGGCGAGATCGGCGCCAAGGCCACCCTGGCCGGCGGCCGCGTCGCCGTCAAGGGCGCGCTGTTCCTGACCGAGATCGGCGACTTCCAGACCCAGGGCTACGACCCGGAAGACCAGCAGGTCTACCTGATGAACGCCGGCTCGTTCCGCTCGCGCGGTGCCGAGGCCAGCGTCCGCCTGACGCCTACCCGCGCCTGGGAGATCGATGCGGGCGCCGTCTACAACGACGCCTACTACACCGATTACGCCAATGCGCGCTGCGCGCCGGAGGTGACGCTGGCACCCAAGCCGCCACCGTCCTGCAATCTCTCAGGAAGACGAGTGTTTAATGCGCCAAGGCTGACCTACAATGCCAGCGCACGCTACAGCTGGACCGGCCCGGGCGAGCTGCGCTCGTTCGTCGGCGCGCGCTATGCCCGGCGCAGCTGGACGTACGGCACGGTCGACAACTCCGAGTTCACCCGGATCCCCGGCTACGGCCTGGCGTCGTTCTCGGCCGGCACCGGCGGCAAGCTGCGGCAAGGCGAATGGACGGCCTCCGTATGGGTCAACAACGCCTTCGACCAAACCTACTGGCGCCGGCTGGTGAACGGCGACTACGGTTCCGTGGCCGGCTGGCGCGGCGAACCGCGCACGGTGGGCGCCACCCTGGCCTACACTTACTAA
- a CDS encoding exo-rhamnogalacturonan lyase family protein, which produces MATNERRRCILKLATLLAAAPVLPAAAQAPRGSTAAPLETPLRWLDGTAPASFAGTTWGVPWPQGHVPRGSGFRLAGAGTPALQSWPLAHWPDGSVKWSAHAIGPAGAPLAGYALEPISAAPAAPGMVTLAEDAIVVDTGPLQCRLPRRGSRLIGTLALAGRATVRDGELVVLTDDANDDETATPARRRYRSEIEQVEVEQDGPVRAVLKATGTHRHADGTTLLPFTVRLYFYRGADTVRLLHTLVVDVDPARQFVRGVGLRFGVPLDGAEHERYVRFVGANGGVFAESVRGITGLRRDPGAAVTAAQRAGQPLPPAADLPAPLATGLQYVPAFGDYRLLQASADGFTIEKRTAAGHGWVHAASGTRAAGTGYLGGRGGGVVFGVRHFWQSHPGQIDIGNAAKAEASVTLWLWAPQAPPMDLRFYHDGMGQDSHRKQREGLDITYEDYEPGFGTPQGIARTSEVELQLLPATPGDAQLAAIAARIEAPPRLVAPPERLHAAEAFGPCWAPAAAHGDERTRRLQARLASLFEFYRDQVEQRRWYGFWDYGDVMHTYDASRHMWRYDVGGFAWDNSELSTDIWLWHYFLHSGRADAFRLAEAMTRHTGEVDVHHIGRFAPLGTRHGVQHWGDSAKQLRISTALNRRFLYYLAADERIGDLLDEQVEAVRRLRDVVPGRKIGQAAAAAPGHASVSFGTDWGAIAAAWFVAWERRGGTALRDRLLAGMASIAAQPHGFFTGAAVMNLDKGAFLPSTSGKLSVSHLSAVFGLTEICAELLRNLPEPAFRAAWLDYCRLYNATPEQQRAALGQDLGKLNLGQGHARLLGYAAAQARDPVTMAQAWRQFEAGKAGLREADFAVRRVRPPAVLAEVDEAPGISTNAAAQWGLGALGLLALDPLARPPGPVLVRDDFARLDAARWRIEAESDAPQSAAAVRDGTLVLDTTAGLTVWLAQPLRGHYEIAFTRTVLDEGGPHDRVSDLNVFWQAQTGGRLLSGRLADYDRVPMYYAGIGGNGNTTTRFRRLDGSGTRELLQEYTAAPYLLRPNRPYRIRIVVDGAGTRLYVDGVQFFGAAGAVADGGWFGLRTTKSRQQVSDFVVYRL; this is translated from the coding sequence ATGGCAACGAACGAGCGACGACGCTGCATCCTGAAACTGGCCACGCTGCTGGCCGCGGCGCCCGTGCTGCCCGCGGCCGCGCAGGCGCCGCGTGGCAGTACGGCGGCACCATTGGAAACGCCGCTGCGCTGGCTGGACGGCACGGCGCCGGCCAGTTTCGCCGGCACGACGTGGGGCGTGCCGTGGCCGCAGGGGCACGTGCCGCGCGGCAGCGGCTTCCGCCTGGCCGGTGCCGGCACCCCCGCGCTGCAATCGTGGCCGCTGGCGCACTGGCCTGACGGCTCCGTCAAGTGGAGCGCGCACGCCATCGGTCCCGCCGGGGCGCCCCTCGCAGGCTATGCACTGGAGCCGATATCCGCGGCACCCGCGGCGCCCGGCATGGTGACGCTGGCGGAGGATGCGATCGTCGTGGACACCGGTCCGCTGCAATGCCGGCTGCCGCGCCGGGGCAGCCGCCTGATCGGCACGCTCGCGCTGGCGGGCCGTGCGACCGTGCGCGACGGCGAACTGGTGGTGCTGACCGACGACGCCAACGACGACGAAACTGCGACCCCGGCACGCCGGCGCTATCGCAGCGAGATCGAGCAAGTCGAGGTGGAGCAGGACGGCCCCGTGCGCGCCGTGTTGAAGGCCACCGGCACGCACCGCCACGCCGACGGCACCACCCTGCTGCCGTTCACGGTGCGCCTGTACTTCTATCGCGGTGCGGACACCGTGCGCCTGCTGCACACGCTGGTCGTCGACGTGGATCCCGCACGCCAGTTCGTGCGCGGCGTGGGCCTGCGCTTCGGCGTGCCGCTGGACGGCGCGGAACACGAGCGCTACGTGCGCTTCGTCGGCGCCAACGGCGGCGTGTTTGCCGAAAGCGTGCGCGGCATCACCGGGCTGCGGCGCGATCCCGGCGCCGCGGTCACCGCCGCGCAACGCGCCGGCCAGCCACTGCCGCCCGCCGCCGACCTGCCGGCACCGCTGGCGACCGGCCTGCAGTACGTGCCCGCGTTTGGCGACTACCGCCTGCTGCAGGCCAGCGCGGACGGCTTCACCATCGAAAAACGCACGGCCGCCGGCCACGGCTGGGTGCACGCCGCCAGCGGCACGCGCGCCGCCGGCACCGGCTACCTGGGCGGGCGCGGCGGCGGCGTCGTCTTCGGCGTGCGCCACTTCTGGCAAAGCCACCCGGGCCAGATCGACATCGGCAACGCCGCCAAGGCCGAGGCCAGCGTGACGCTGTGGCTGTGGGCCCCGCAGGCGCCGCCGATGGACCTGCGCTTCTACCACGACGGCATGGGCCAGGACAGCCACCGCAAGCAGCGCGAAGGACTGGACATCACCTACGAAGACTATGAACCGGGCTTCGGCACGCCGCAGGGCATCGCCCGCACCAGCGAGGTGGAACTGCAGCTGCTGCCGGCCACGCCCGGCGACGCCCAACTGGCCGCCATCGCCGCCCGCATCGAGGCGCCGCCCCGGCTGGTAGCGCCGCCCGAGCGCCTGCATGCGGCCGAGGCGTTCGGCCCCTGCTGGGCCCCGGCTGCCGCGCACGGCGACGAGCGCACCCGCCGCCTGCAGGCGCGCCTGGCCAGCCTGTTCGAGTTCTACCGCGACCAGGTCGAGCAGCGCCGCTGGTACGGCTTCTGGGATTATGGCGACGTGATGCACACCTACGACGCGTCGCGCCACATGTGGCGCTACGACGTGGGCGGCTTTGCCTGGGACAATTCGGAGCTCAGTACCGACATCTGGCTGTGGCACTACTTCCTCCATTCCGGCCGCGCCGACGCGTTCCGCCTGGCCGAGGCGATGACGCGCCATACGGGCGAGGTGGACGTCCACCACATCGGCCGCTTCGCCCCGCTGGGCACGCGCCATGGCGTGCAGCACTGGGGCGACAGCGCCAAGCAGCTGCGCATCTCGACGGCGCTGAACCGGCGCTTCCTGTATTACCTGGCGGCGGACGAACGCATCGGCGACCTGCTGGACGAACAGGTGGAGGCAGTACGCCGGCTGCGCGACGTGGTCCCGGGCCGCAAGATCGGCCAGGCGGCGGCCGCGGCGCCGGGCCATGCCAGCGTGTCGTTCGGCACCGATTGGGGCGCCATCGCGGCGGCCTGGTTCGTCGCGTGGGAACGGCGTGGCGGCACGGCACTGCGCGACCGGCTGCTGGCCGGCATGGCGTCGATCGCCGCGCAGCCGCACGGCTTCTTCACGGGCGCTGCCGTCATGAACCTGGACAAGGGGGCATTCCTGCCGTCGACCAGCGGCAAGCTGTCGGTGTCGCACCTGTCGGCCGTGTTCGGCCTGACGGAGATCTGCGCGGAGCTGCTGCGCAACCTGCCCGAGCCGGCGTTCCGCGCCGCGTGGCTGGACTACTGCCGCCTGTACAACGCGACGCCGGAACAGCAGCGCGCCGCGCTGGGGCAGGACCTCGGCAAGCTCAATCTCGGCCAGGGCCATGCCCGGCTGCTGGGTTACGCGGCCGCCCAGGCGCGCGACCCGGTGACCATGGCGCAGGCGTGGCGCCAGTTCGAGGCAGGCAAGGCCGGCCTGCGCGAAGCCGATTTCGCCGTGCGCCGCGTGCGCCCGCCGGCCGTGCTGGCGGAGGTGGACGAGGCCCCGGGCATTTCCACCAACGCAGCCGCGCAATGGGGCCTGGGAGCGCTCGGCCTGCTGGCGCTCGATCCGCTGGCGCGTCCGCCGGGCCCCGTGCTGGTGCGCGACGACTTCGCGCGCTTGGATGCGGCGCGCTGGCGCATCGAAGCGGAAAGCGACGCGCCGCAGTCGGCCGCCGCGGTGCGCGACGGCACGCTGGTGCTGGACACCACGGCCGGGCTGACGGTATGGCTGGCGCAACCGCTGCGGGGCCACTACGAGATCGCCTTTACGCGCACGGTGCTGGACGAAGGTGGTCCGCACGACCGCGTGTCGGACCTGAACGTGTTCTGGCAGGCGCAGACAGGTGGCCGGCTGCTGTCGGGCAGGCTGGCCGACTACGACCGGGTGCCGATGTATTACGCGGGCATCGGCGGCAACGGCAACACGACGACGCGCTTCCGGCGCCTGGACGGCAGCGGCACGCGCGAGCTGCTGCAGGAGTACACGGCCGCACCCTACCTGCTGCGGCCGAACCGGCCCTACCGCATCCGCATCGTCGTCGATGGCGCGGGCACGCGGCTGTACGTGGATGGCGTGCAGTTCTTTGGCGCTGCCGGGGCGGTGGCGGATGGCGGCTGGTTCGGCCTGCGCACGACGAAGTCGCGGCAGCAAGTCAGCGACTTCGTGGTCTATCGGCTGTAG
- a CDS encoding AI-2E family transporter, whose translation MSIDRKKELSNIASYILVALFLFLALLKGLLGALFAGLLMYSLIHVIAPAIGRRISDARARTIAAAAIGTILIALLGLAIWGLVTLFKIDANSLTNAFRKLADVIDASRDQIPPWLSARLPVGAEGLRETVTAWLREHAAVAQAFGTEAGKALTRILIGMIIGLMASLRDTVPPGPRRPLAAALVQRLTLLADSFRNIVFAQVWISGINTLITAIFVFVVLPLAGVTLPLSKTVVAVTFIAGLLPVIGNLISNTVMVVVGLSYSLNVAVAGLAFLVVVHKLEYFLNARIIGSHINARAWELLTAMLVGETLFGIAGVIAAPVFYAYAKKELAARELI comes from the coding sequence ATGTCCATCGACAGAAAAAAAGAACTCAGCAACATAGCATCCTACATCCTGGTCGCGCTGTTCCTGTTCCTGGCGCTGCTCAAGGGCCTGCTGGGCGCACTGTTCGCCGGCCTGCTGATGTACTCCCTGATCCACGTGATCGCGCCGGCCATCGGCCGCCGCATCAGCGACGCGCGCGCCCGCACGATCGCCGCCGCCGCCATCGGGACCATCCTGATCGCGCTGCTGGGCCTGGCAATCTGGGGCCTCGTCACGCTGTTCAAGATCGACGCCAACAGCCTGACGAACGCCTTCCGCAAGCTGGCCGACGTCATCGACGCGTCGCGCGACCAGATCCCGCCCTGGCTCAGCGCGCGGCTGCCGGTCGGCGCGGAAGGGCTGCGCGAGACGGTGACGGCCTGGCTGCGCGAGCATGCCGCCGTGGCCCAGGCCTTCGGCACGGAAGCGGGCAAGGCCCTGACGCGCATCCTGATCGGCATGATCATCGGCCTGATGGCCTCCTTGCGCGACACGGTGCCGCCGGGGCCGCGCCGGCCACTGGCCGCCGCGCTGGTGCAGCGCCTGACGCTGCTGGCCGACTCGTTCCGCAACATCGTGTTCGCCCAGGTGTGGATCTCCGGGATCAACACGCTGATCACGGCCATCTTCGTGTTTGTCGTGCTGCCATTGGCCGGTGTCACGCTGCCGCTGTCGAAGACCGTCGTGGCGGTGACCTTCATCGCCGGCCTGCTGCCGGTGATCGGCAACCTGATCTCCAACACGGTGATGGTGGTGGTGGGGCTGTCGTATTCGCTCAACGTGGCGGTGGCCGGCCTGGCCTTCCTCGTCGTCGTGCACAAGCTGGAGTACTTCCTCAACGCCCGCATCATCGGCTCGCACATCAACGCACGGGCCTGGGAACTCCTGACGGCCATGCTGGTGGGCGAGACGCTGTTCGGCATCGCCGGCGTGATTGCCGCGCCGGTGTTCTATGCGTATGCGAAGAAGGAGCTGGCGGCGCGCGAGCTGATTTGA
- a CDS encoding ribonuclease Z, which yields MELQFLGTSSGIPSKTRNVAGLALRLDGGGWVLVDCGEGTQHRILHTTLSLHALQAICITHLHGDHCYGLPGLLASAGMGNRVEPLPLVGPAGLRDYVEGVMATTALRLPFPLQFVDVTQLAAAAPLPALDIAAVALSHRVPSWAYRFTERAVERRLDAARLAAAGVPPGPDWGTLQQGGSVTLADGGVLQGADYLLPARRPRAIVIAGDNDDPGLLLDAVHEADVLVHEATYTQAVLDKVGAGPQHSSARMVAQFAARAGLRQLVLTHFSPRYLDAARPGMPAIADIEAEARAHYDGTLFLAADLARYRLDRQGTLTGIDQA from the coding sequence ATGGAACTTCAATTTCTCGGCACTTCTTCCGGTATCCCCAGCAAGACCCGCAACGTGGCCGGCCTGGCGCTGCGCCTCGACGGCGGCGGCTGGGTCCTGGTCGACTGCGGCGAGGGCACCCAGCACCGCATCCTGCACACGACGCTGTCGCTGCACGCACTGCAGGCGATCTGCATCACCCACCTGCATGGCGACCATTGCTACGGCCTGCCCGGCCTCCTGGCCAGCGCCGGCATGGGCAACCGGGTCGAGCCGCTGCCGCTGGTCGGGCCTGCCGGGCTGCGCGACTACGTGGAGGGCGTCATGGCCACGACCGCGCTGCGCCTGCCGTTCCCGCTGCAGTTCGTCGATGTCACGCAATTGGCCGCGGCGGCACCGCTGCCGGCACTGGACATCGCGGCGGTGGCGCTGTCGCACCGCGTGCCCTCATGGGCCTACCGCTTTACCGAGCGCGCGGTGGAACGGCGGCTCGATGCAGCCCGCCTGGCCGCGGCCGGCGTGCCGCCGGGGCCGGATTGGGGCACGCTGCAGCAGGGCGGCAGCGTCACGCTGGCGGACGGGGGCGTGCTGCAGGGTGCCGACTACCTGTTGCCGGCCCGGCGCCCGCGCGCCATCGTCATCGCGGGCGACAACGACGATCCCGGCCTCCTGCTGGACGCGGTGCACGAAGCCGACGTGCTGGTACACGAAGCCACCTATACGCAGGCGGTGCTGGACAAGGTGGGCGCCGGCCCGCAGCACAGTTCCGCGCGCATGGTGGCGCAATTTGCCGCCCGCGCGGGCCTGCGCCAACTGGTGCTGACGCATTTCAGCCCGCGTTACCTGGACGCCGCGCGCCCCGGCATGCCGGCCATCGCCGATATCGAGGCGGAGGCGCGCGCCCACTACGACGGCACGCTGTTCCTGGCGGCAGACCTGGCGCGCTACCGGCTGGACCGGCAGGGCACGCTCACCGGCATCGATCAGGCATAA
- a CDS encoding SGNH/GDSL hydrolase family protein, with protein sequence MHIALLGDSIFDNAAYVAPGADVAAALRRRAPGWRVTLLARDGAVLAGIPAQLERLRTVDAPPDRLVVSCGGNDILGLQGLLHTPAGTLLAALDQLAAWRDDFRRAYAAMLEAVLATKLPVTACTVYDAVPGVDAARRCAVGIFDDVIAFEAGRRGMPVLDLRAVCDEAADYSPRSPIEPSAQGSEKIAAAIVRLATTAALQ encoded by the coding sequence ATGCACATCGCCTTGCTGGGGGATTCGATCTTCGACAATGCCGCCTACGTGGCACCTGGAGCGGACGTGGCGGCCGCGCTGCGGCGCCGCGCGCCCGGCTGGCGCGTCACGCTGCTGGCCCGCGACGGTGCCGTGCTGGCGGGCATCCCGGCCCAGCTGGAGCGCCTGCGCACGGTGGACGCGCCGCCGGATCGCCTCGTCGTCAGCTGTGGCGGCAACGATATCCTCGGGCTGCAAGGCCTGCTGCACACCCCGGCGGGGACCCTGCTGGCCGCGCTCGACCAGCTGGCCGCCTGGCGCGACGACTTCCGTCGCGCATATGCCGCCATGCTGGAGGCGGTGCTGGCAACCAAGCTGCCCGTCACCGCGTGCACCGTCTACGATGCGGTGCCCGGCGTGGATGCGGCGCGGCGCTGCGCCGTCGGCATCTTCGACGACGTCATCGCCTTCGAGGCCGGCCGGCGCGGCATGCCGGTGCTGGACCTGCGTGCCGTATGCGACGAAGCGGCCGACTATTCGCCCCGTTCGCCCATCGAGCCGTCCGCGCAGGGCAGCGAGAAGATCGCGGCCGCCATCGTCCGCCTGGCGACAACGGCGGCGCTACAATAG
- a CDS encoding ATP-binding protein, translating to MRPHRPYTVSLRTLLILLTGLGLLPLALLGVWSIHAASQYQQREQERAMLDLARALSSAADAELDGVVATLAGMARSPALVVGDIPRFYETARLQAQTQPEWLSVILADSNGAMLFRTTAPYGAPPVAIADPASLRHALAVRHAVVGRIARGPSGRIAVPVRVPVADAAGRLYVLTAVIRPDRLLRVIQRQLVPPGAVISVLDASGLIVARSADHAVRVGGPPSQTLARLLRGPDPEAVGASTTLEGQEVTAAYTRLSRYGWAVAVGTPTALLRSARLQSFAVYGMGIAASLAACIALASLLAARMVRATRQLQSAASALGAGGAVEVPASRIREIRTMGEALSAAARQHTAHEAERSRLLASLREALDKQEHALAQAREAGRAKDEFLAVLGHELRNPLSPIVASLDLMDLRDEAANKRERAVLRRQVNHLRRLVDDLLDVSRITSGKLQLELRPVNLADIVRQAVAAFPGQQVALAAPAAVWVLGDDSRLTQVLNNLLSNAARFGGASAQVALATQAGHACLTVSDTGVGMSAELLDHVFDPFFQAPQQLARRTGGLGLGLAIVRRIVELHGGRVSAHSAGPGLGSRFEVELPLAQPADLAPGEPAAAALPAQRVLLVDDNEDAAVTSAALLRQIGHDVHVAHSAAEALALGRRHAPAVAILDIGLPDMDGYALAAALREEAGAAPLRLVALTGYGQKADVERARAAGFDVHLTKPASADDLRRALAPAMPTVPA from the coding sequence ATGCGCCCCCACCGCCCGTACACCGTTTCGCTGCGCACGCTGCTGATCCTGCTGACGGGACTCGGCCTGCTGCCTTTGGCACTGCTGGGCGTCTGGAGCATCCATGCCGCCAGCCAGTACCAGCAGCGCGAGCAGGAGCGGGCCATGCTGGACCTGGCACGTGCGTTGTCGAGCGCCGCCGACGCGGAGCTCGACGGTGTCGTCGCCACGCTGGCCGGCATGGCGCGCTCTCCCGCGCTGGTCGTCGGCGATATCCCCCGCTTCTACGAAACCGCCCGCCTGCAGGCCCAGACGCAGCCGGAATGGCTGTCCGTGATCCTGGCCGACAGCAACGGCGCCATGCTGTTCCGTACTACCGCGCCGTATGGCGCCCCGCCCGTGGCGATCGCCGACCCGGCCAGCCTGCGCCACGCGCTGGCGGTGCGTCATGCGGTAGTTGGACGGATCGCGCGCGGGCCGAGCGGGCGCATCGCCGTGCCGGTGCGGGTGCCGGTGGCCGATGCTGCGGGCCGCCTGTATGTGCTGACGGCCGTCATCCGGCCCGACCGGCTGCTGCGGGTCATCCAGCGCCAGCTCGTGCCGCCGGGTGCCGTGATCTCCGTACTGGACGCTTCCGGCCTGATCGTGGCGCGCTCCGCCGATCACGCGGTCCGCGTCGGCGGGCCGCCCAGCCAGACGCTGGCGCGCCTGCTGCGTGGCCCCGACCCGGAAGCGGTGGGCGCCAGCACGACGCTGGAAGGCCAGGAAGTGACGGCTGCCTACACGAGACTGTCGCGCTACGGCTGGGCCGTGGCCGTCGGCACGCCCACGGCGCTGCTGCGTTCCGCACGCCTGCAGAGCTTTGCCGTGTACGGCATGGGCATCGCCGCCTCGCTGGCCGCCTGCATCGCGCTGGCATCGCTGCTGGCCGCGCGCATGGTGCGCGCCACGCGCCAGCTGCAGTCAGCGGCATCGGCGCTGGGCGCCGGCGGCGCCGTCGAGGTGCCTGCTTCGCGCATCCGCGAGATCCGCACGATGGGCGAGGCGCTGAGCGCGGCGGCGCGCCAGCATACGGCGCACGAGGCCGAGCGTTCGCGCCTGCTGGCCTCGCTGCGCGAAGCGCTCGACAAGCAGGAGCACGCATTGGCCCAGGCGCGCGAAGCGGGACGTGCCAAGGACGAGTTCCTGGCCGTGCTGGGCCATGAGCTGCGCAACCCGCTCAGCCCCATCGTCGCCTCGCTCGACCTGATGGACCTGCGCGACGAGGCGGCCAACAAACGCGAGCGCGCCGTGCTGCGGCGCCAGGTCAACCACTTGCGCCGGCTCGTCGACGACCTGCTGGACGTGTCGCGCATCACGTCCGGCAAGCTGCAGCTGGAGCTGCGCCCCGTCAACCTGGCCGACATCGTGCGCCAGGCGGTAGCCGCCTTCCCGGGCCAGCAGGTCGCGCTGGCCGCGCCGGCGGCCGTGTGGGTGCTGGGCGACGACAGCCGCCTGACCCAGGTGCTGAACAACCTGCTGTCGAATGCGGCCCGCTTCGGCGGCGCCAGCGCGCAGGTGGCGTTGGCGACGCAAGCGGGCCATGCCTGCCTGACCGTCAGCGACACCGGCGTCGGCATGAGCGCGGAGCTGCTGGACCATGTGTTCGACCCGTTCTTCCAGGCGCCGCAGCAGCTGGCGCGGCGCACCGGCGGCCTGGGCCTGGGACTAGCCATCGTGCGCCGCATCGTGGAGCTGCACGGCGGCCGCGTGAGCGCGCACAGCGCCGGGCCTGGCCTGGGCAGCCGCTTCGAGGTCGAGCTGCCGCTGGCACAACCGGCCGACCTGGCGCCCGGCGAACCCGCGGCGGCGGCGCTGCCCGCGCAGCGCGTGCTGCTGGTGGACGACAACGAGGATGCGGCCGTGACGAGCGCCGCGCTGCTGCGCCAGATCGGCCACGACGTACATGTGGCCCACAGTGCGGCCGAAGCGCTCGCGTTGGGGCGCCGCCATGCCCCGGCGGTGGCGATCCTCGACATCGGCCTGCCCGACATGGACGGCTACGCGCTGGCGGCCGCGCTGCGCGAGGAAGCCGGGGCGGCGCCGCTGCGGCTGGTGGCGCTGACCGGTTACGGCCAGAAGGCCGACGTCGAACGGGCCCGCGCGGCCGGTTTCGACGTCCACCTGACCAAGCCGGCCAGCGCGGACGACCTGCGCCGCGCCCTGGCGCCGGCCATGCCGACCGTACCGGCCTGA
- a CDS encoding DUF5710 domain-containing protein: protein MTPDLPFAPPYKLKLDDTRWVEVQADGSQVDTTAPVWPAADATTARASRPAAATRAKSAQAAAVLKVPFAEKDEAKRLGARWDAAIKKWYVPAGVDLAPFARWTQE, encoded by the coding sequence ATGACGCCCGACCTGCCCTTCGCCCCGCCCTACAAACTGAAGCTCGACGACACCCGCTGGGTCGAAGTGCAGGCGGACGGTTCGCAGGTCGATACCACGGCGCCCGTATGGCCAGCGGCCGACGCCACGACCGCGCGCGCCAGCAGGCCGGCCGCCGCCACGCGTGCCAAGTCGGCCCAGGCCGCGGCGGTGCTGAAAGTGCCGTTCGCGGAAAAGGACGAGGCCAAGCGGCTGGGCGCGCGCTGGGACGCGGCGATCAAGAAGTGGTACGTGCCGGCAGGCGTGGACCTGGCGCCGTTCGCGCGCTGGACGCAGGAGTAA
- a CDS encoding DUF3297 family protein, whose translation MNDTKQLPPLPDRLSTDPRSPHHVAAVFEHDVGIRFNDKERQDVSEYCISEGWIKVPAGKVLDRKGQPMLIKLKGKVEAYYV comes from the coding sequence ATGAACGATACCAAACAACTCCCTCCCCTGCCCGACCGCCTGTCGACCGACCCACGCAGCCCGCACCACGTGGCGGCCGTGTTCGAACACGACGTCGGCATCCGCTTCAACGACAAGGAACGCCAGGACGTGTCCGAATACTGCATCAGCGAAGGCTGGATCAAGGTCCCGGCCGGCAAGGTACTGGACCGCAAGGGCCAGCCGATGCTGATCAAGCTGAAGGGCAAGGTCGAAGCGTATTACGTCTAA